ACCGGGCGCATTCGGCTGCACGATACCGGCAAGAACCTGTTGGCCAATCCGGAGGTGCGGGAGGCGTATCTGGGTGGATAACATCATTACTTGTCGCCAATGGCGACAGGATAAATGGCGATGGAAGTCAATAACTCTTTGATCCATCTCTTGGAATCCTTCCCTAATACGAGTTTTGATCTATACTCAACCCAACGGTCACACCAATCACCGGTAACCATATCGGGGCCGTTAGCTTGCAGCCGATTCAGGACTTACAGGTTGCAGGGTATGCGACGAAAGCAAAAAACCACATAAAGGAGTGGATAATGAAAAAACTGATCGCAGGTGCAATTCTTCTTGGTGCTTCCTCCATGGCATTCGCTCAGCCTGGCTGTGGCGTAGGCGCCATGATCTGGAAAGGACAGTCCGGCGTTGCGCCGCACGTGCTGGCCGCCACCACCAACGGAACCTTCGGTAACCAGACTTTCGGTATGACTACCGGTACCCTCGGCTGCCAGACTAACCAGTCTGTTCAGTCCATGGCCATGTACATGGACAGCAACATCGACAAGGTTGCCCGTGACATGTCCCGTGGCTCCGGTGAAAACCTGGAAACCCTGGCGGTACTGCTGGGTGTAGACGCGGCTGACCGTGAGGCCTTCCGCAAAGTGCTGCAAGACAACTTCGCCAGCATTTTCCCGAACTCTGACACCACCTCGGGTGAAGCGGTAGATGCTATCGTTTCCCTGCTTGAGCAGAACGAGTCTCTGAGCAAGTACGTGGCTGCGTAATAACGCATTCCCAAAGGATTGACGCGGCGCCACGGATGGCGCCCTCCTGCACCCAATCGCAATCCGGACTCTGATCTCCCCTATGGGTAACATCTTGCGCTCCCGGCAGGCCGCTCTGTGGCTTGCATGCTCACTCTCGGCCCAGGCCGCCTTCGCCGTTGCATCCGATGAACTTCACCAGCACCCGGTATGGCTGACCCTTGGCCATTACCAGCCTGACCGATTTGGCGCCGGCTACACCAGTCAGGCGGACGACTCTGCGTTTTTTCTGAGCGAGAACGGCAAAACCTCACCCAGGGAAGAACTGGAAGCAACGCTTGCCGCTATTCAGGAGCCAGGTGAAGGTAACGATCACGCCCGATGCCGCTTTCCGGCCCGGGATGCCTGGCTTCGGGAACAGCTCGACCTGCCCGCTGATCCTGTCGTTTGCCCCGCTTATGACGAGTGGGCGGCCGAACTGAACACCGAGAAGGTCACACTGGTGTTCGCCGCCTCGTATCTGAACAGCCCATCGTCCATGTTCGGCCACACCTTCCTTCGACTGGACCCACCCCAGGAGGATGAAGAAGCCGACCTTCTGCTGGCCAATACTATTTCTTACGCGGCGGACGCAGCTGAACACGACAGCGAGCTGCTATTTGCCTATCGGGGAATTTTCGGCGGCTATCCCGGAATTACGTCCATCCGGCCCTATTACGAGATGATCCGGCTTTATAACGACATCGAACACCGGGACTTATGGGAATACACCCTGAACCTGACCCAGCCGGAAGTAGACACCATGCTGGCCCACACCTGGGAGATTCAGGACAAAAACTTCGATTACTACTTCTTTGACGAGAACTGCGCCTATCGCTTGCTGGCACTGATTGATGCCGCCCGCCCGGGCACCAACCTGCTGGATGAAGTAAGCACTCACGCAATCCCCTCCGACACGGTACGCTGGGTTCGGGATGCAGACCTTGTCGAGAGCATTCATTACCGGCCTTCGGCCGCCACAGCTGTTAGCCACAGCCTCGATACCCTGCCCCGTGACCATCAAACCCTGGCCGCAGCCATCGCCAATGGTTACGTGCAGGTGAATGGCCCTGAGATGCAACAGCTCTCGACACAGGAAAGAGCCTGGGTACTGGACGCCACCTACGATTACGTGCGCTATCAAAGCGAAGCCCGTGGCTGGCCAAGGGAATTTTCCGCCCCCCTGTCGCATCAGCTACTGATTTCACGCAGCCAGATAGACGACGCGCAGGAGATACCTCCTGTCCCGGAGCCTTTGGTTCGCGACGACCAGGGCCACGACACTTTTCGGGTAAGCCTCGGCAGTGGCCAACTGGACCACGCCGAATTCACCCAGCTCACCCTGCGCCCCGCCTACCATGACGTACTGGACCCGCCGGAGGGTTACCGCTCCGGCGCCCAGTTACAGTTCCTGCGGCTGGACGCCCGGCTCTACCACGACAATGACGAACTGCAGGTGGAACAGATTGTGGGTGTGGAGATCCGATCCCTGAGCCCTCGCAACCAGTTCTTCTCTCCCATTTCCTGGCAGGTAGGCTTCGGCGGGCGGCGCACAGACACCGGCACACAGCGAGTGCTCACGCCCTACCTGGAGGGCGGTGCCGGTGGGAGCTGGAGCCTGAACTACAACACCCAGGCCTTCGCCGTCGCCACCGCTGACCTGGAAATCGACGATGACATCCGCCGCGGCTACGACTTCGCCCCGGGCGCTGACCTGGGCCTGCTGCACCAGAACAACCGGTTCAGCCTTCTGGCCGGCGCCAAAACCAAGGCCTGGATCATCAGCAGCCAACACCGGCAGGACCAGCTGTACCTCAAAGGCAATCTGCATATCGGCCGGGAATTCAGCCTGTTTGCCGAATTCACCCGGGAAGACCACTTCAACAGGTACCAAAGCACATGGCAGGCTGGCATTCACGCGTATTTCTGATGAACTTCAGGCTGAGCAAACGTCCAACACAACTCATCCTGCTGGTCTTTATCGCCCTGCTGCAAACCGGCTGCAGCAGCGTGTTCTTCTACCCGGACAAGGTAACCTACATCACCCCGGACCGCCTGAACCTGGAGTATGAAGACATCTACCTGGATACCGCCGATGGAGAAACCCTCCACGGCTGGTGGCTGCCCGCCCTCACAGAAGAACCCGCCAAAGGCACGGTCTATTACCTGCATGGCAACGCCCAGAACGTCAGCGCCCACATCCTCAACGTCGCCTGGCTGCCGGAGCAAGGCTACAACGTATTTGCCATAGACTACCGGGGCTACGGCCAATCCACCGGCGCGCCAGACATAGAAGGCGCCCTGCACGACACCGAAACCGGCCTGCGCTGGCTTGCCAAGCGGCACCCCGACAAAGACCACCCCCTGTTCCTCCTCGGCCAAAGCCTCGGCGGCGGCCTCGGCATCGCCCTGGCCAGTGAATGGGTACAGCGCAGCGAACAACCCCAACTCAGCGGCGTGATCCTAGACGGCACCTTCTCCGGCTTCCGCCTGATCGCCCGTGAAAAACTCGGAGAATTCTGGCTCACCTGGCCACTCCAGATCCCCCTGAGCTGGAGCATCACCGACGACTACGAAGGTGTAGACCGCATCGCCAATATCGCCCCGGTCCCCGTCAAAATCATCCACAGCGCCCGTGACGGCATTATCCCGTTTCACCACGGCATGCGACTGTATGAAGCCGCAGAACAGCCCAAAGACTTCCTGAGGACCGACACACCCCATGGCGCGACGTTTGTTCTTCCGGCGTATC
The window above is part of the Marinobacter sp. THAF197a genome. Proteins encoded here:
- a CDS encoding DUF3015 domain-containing protein: MKKLIAGAILLGASSMAFAQPGCGVGAMIWKGQSGVAPHVLAATTNGTFGNQTFGMTTGTLGCQTNQSVQSMAMYMDSNIDKVARDMSRGSGENLETLAVLLGVDAADREAFRKVLQDNFASIFPNSDTTSGEAVDAIVSLLEQNESLSKYVAA
- a CDS encoding alpha/beta hydrolase, producing the protein MAGWHSRVFLMNFRLSKRPTQLILLVFIALLQTGCSSVFFYPDKVTYITPDRLNLEYEDIYLDTADGETLHGWWLPALTEEPAKGTVYYLHGNAQNVSAHILNVAWLPEQGYNVFAIDYRGYGQSTGAPDIEGALHDTETGLRWLAKRHPDKDHPLFLLGQSLGGGLGIALASEWVQRSEQPQLSGVILDGTFSGFRLIAREKLGEFWLTWPLQIPLSWSITDDYEGVDRIANIAPVPVKIIHSARDGIIPFHHGMRLYEAAEQPKDFLRTDTPHGATFVLPAYREAVLEFMEGTF
- a CDS encoding DUF4105 domain-containing protein, translating into MGNILRSRQAALWLACSLSAQAAFAVASDELHQHPVWLTLGHYQPDRFGAGYTSQADDSAFFLSENGKTSPREELEATLAAIQEPGEGNDHARCRFPARDAWLREQLDLPADPVVCPAYDEWAAELNTEKVTLVFAASYLNSPSSMFGHTFLRLDPPQEDEEADLLLANTISYAADAAEHDSELLFAYRGIFGGYPGITSIRPYYEMIRLYNDIEHRDLWEYTLNLTQPEVDTMLAHTWEIQDKNFDYYFFDENCAYRLLALIDAARPGTNLLDEVSTHAIPSDTVRWVRDADLVESIHYRPSAATAVSHSLDTLPRDHQTLAAAIANGYVQVNGPEMQQLSTQERAWVLDATYDYVRYQSEARGWPREFSAPLSHQLLISRSQIDDAQEIPPVPEPLVRDDQGHDTFRVSLGSGQLDHAEFTQLTLRPAYHDVLDPPEGYRSGAQLQFLRLDARLYHDNDELQVEQIVGVEIRSLSPRNQFFSPISWQVGFGGRRTDTGTQRVLTPYLEGGAGGSWSLNYNTQAFAVATADLEIDDDIRRGYDFAPGADLGLLHQNNRFSLLAGAKTKAWIISSQHRQDQLYLKGNLHIGREFSLFAEFTREDHFNRYQSTWQAGIHAYF